Proteins from a single region of Oncorhynchus tshawytscha isolate Ot180627B linkage group LG03, Otsh_v2.0, whole genome shotgun sequence:
- the LOC121840987 gene encoding zyxin-like, with amino-acid sequence MADSRGSKPFMVTSSINLKVTTPSFYNQPKKFASVNPPRPKSQSDPWPPPGSTPPAGPSPPPSLVSTRGVGTAVIGRVGVMPPPPPSLCEDFPPPPPPLDDELPAPPLNCATTPPASDAPPPPSLPLPRWMTCPSPAPLEENACLPRSPFSPPPPPPPPLPVSGPSSVPSAGENFQHLAKQTSFDKQLDSLTDLLSEMETRGPFNPKLPSQYSAPPPPAPKPAGPPPTAPKPNLSFLPPPEMGDKPPPAPWAEELKLRTTHRQANNPISAPVPAPAPQPFAKAPVVAPKAFGGMKTGTSVSPVGLKNQNHALAPFGVAPKPSPAASSFPPPPAAPPAAPPAAPPAAPPAAPPAAPPPAAPPAPPANKVAPPAFNHSKPSSIDSQMTVSLPPPAPVPPPQPKAMTSPPSSFSQPMKSPPSSKPSPPGPVSVPGGGVPLSMREVEELERMTNAFIKDMDTHAPVITSAPTEVCGKCGEALSRSQPAVRAMNKLFHSDCFCCMSCHRPLQGMQFYDKDGTPQCDDCYTSSLAVCSRCGERITDRVLKAVGQCFHAHCFRCCTCACSLEGAPFITDDNNNPYCVPDYHRRFSPLCVSCGEPIYYRCEVRTTDLLHLKYYRCEVRTTDLLHLKYYRCEVRTTDLLHLKYYRCEVRTTDLLHLKYYRCEVRTTDLLHLKYYRCEVRTTDLLHLKYYRCEVRTTDLLHLKYYHCEVRTTDLLHLKYYRCEVRTTDLLHLKYYRCEVRTTDLLHLKCYRCEDCSRPLSIEADADGCYPLDGRILCMKCHTQRAKAMQ; translated from the exons ATGGCTGACTCCAGAGGCAGTAAACCCTTCATGGTGACTTCCTCCATCAACCTCAAAGTCACCACCCCCTCCTTCTACAACCAGCCAAAGAAGTTTGCCTCGGTCAACCCGCCGCGCCCCAAAAGCCAGTCCGACCCGTGGCCTCCCCCGGGCTCAACTCCTCCCGCaggtccctctcctccccccagccTGGTCTCAACACGCGGTGTCGGCACAGCTGTCATTGGTCGAGTTGGAGTGATGCCTCCACCCCCACCATCGCTCTGCGAAG ACTTCCCGCCCCCTCCTCCTCCGTTGGACGATGAGCTGCCAGCCCCTCCCCTCAACTGTGCAACCACACCCCCAGCCTCTGATGCCCCTCCCCcgccttccctccccctcccgcgGTGGATGACCTGCCCCTCCCCCGCCCCGCTTGAGGAGAATGCCTGTCTCCCCCGTTCCCcattctcccctcctccaccaccccctccccctctcccagtctctggtcCCAGCAGTGTCCCCAGTGCTGGGGAGAACTTTCAG CATCTGGCAAAGCAGACTAGTTTTGACAAACAGCTGGATTCTCTGACTGACCTGCTGTCTGAGATGGAGACCAGAGGACCCTTCAACCCCAAG TTGCCCAGTCAGTactcagctcctcctcctcctgcccccaAGCCTGCAGGTCCTCCCCCCACTGCTCCCAAGCccaacctctccttcctcccccctccagAGATGGGAGACAAGCCCCCTCCCGCTCCCTGGGCCGAGGAGCTCAAACTCCGCACGACACACAGACAAGCCAATAACCCTATATCCGCCCCAGTTCCTGCTCCTGCCCCACAGCCATTTGCTAAAGCCCCAGTCGTGGCTCCTAAGGCTTTTGGGGGCATGAAAACGGGGACGTCCGTGTCTCCTGTGGGGCTGAAGAACCAGAACCACGCCCTGGCTCCATTTGGTGTTGCTCCTAAACCTTCCCCTGCAGCcagctccttccctcctcctcctgccgcTCCTCCTGCCGCTCCTCCTGCCGCTCCTCCTGCCGCTCCTCCTGCCGCTCCTCCTGCCGCTCCTCCTCCTGCCGCTCCTCCCGCCCCACCAGCCAACAAAGTGGCTCCCCCAGCCTTCAATCACTCAAAGCCCTCTTCCATTGACTCTCAGATGACTGTGAGCCTGCCCCCTCCTGCTCCCGTGCCCCCTCCTCAGCCCAAAGCGATGACATCACCACCTTCTTCTTTCAGCCAGCCAATGAAATCTCCCCCTTCATCAAAG CCCTCGCCTCCTgggcctgtctctgtcccaggtgGAGGTGTTCCTCTCTCcatgagggaggtggaggagctggagagaATGACCAATGCATTCATCAAAGACATGGACACACACGCTCCCGTCATCACCTCAGcacctacag aggTATGTGGTAAGTGTGGTGAGGCTCTGTCTCGTTCCCAGCCTGCAGTGAGAGCCATGAACAAACTCTTCCACTCTGACTGTTTCTGCTGTATGAGCTGCCATCGCCCCCTGCAGGGCATGCAGTTCTACGACAAGGACGGGACGCCACAGTGTGACGACTGCTACACT AGTTCTCTGGCGGTGTGTTCTCGGTGTGGGGAGCGTATTACAGACCGTGTGTTGAAGGCGGTGGGACAGTGTTTCCATGCCCATTGTTTCCGCTGCTGCACCTGCGCCTGCAGCCTGGAGGGGGCGCCCTTCATCACCGACGacaacaacaacccatactgtgtCCCAGACTACCACAG GCGTTTCTCTCCCCTGTGTGTGAGCTGTGGTGAGCCCATA TACTACCGCTGTGAGGTAAGGACAACAGACCTGCTACATCTAAAGTACTACCGCTGTGAGGTAAGGACAACAGACCTGCTACATCTAAAGTACTACCGCTGTGAGGTAAGGACAACAGACCTGCTACATCTAAAGTACTACCGCTGTGAGGTAAGGACAACAGACCTGCTACATCTAAAGTACTACCGCTGTGAGGTAAGGACAACAGACCTGCTACATCTAAAGTACTACCGCTGTGAGGTAAGGACAACAGACCTGCTACATCTAAAGTACTACCGCTGTGAGGTAAGGACAACAGACCTGCTACATCTAAAGTACTACCACTGTGAGGTAAGGACAACAGACCTGCTACATCTAAAGTACTACCGCTGTGAGGTAAGGACAACAGACCTGCTACATCTAAAGTACTACCGCTGTGAGGTAAGAACAACAGACCTGCTACATCTAAAGTGCTACCGCTGTGAG GATTGTTCCCGCCCCCTCTCCATAGAGGCGGACGCAGACGGCTGCTACCCATTGGACGGCAGGATCCTGTGCATGAAGTGCCACACCCAGCGGGCCAAGGCTATGCAGTGA
- the LOC112244026 gene encoding protein TsetseEP, which yields MCEGEMRNVSGCNKLNPDRQNKTQQSMAETPAEPQIDCELQPPSNTLSEPQLQYQLHPLSEPQPLPQPDTLPQPLPQPQPESLPGPQLLPQPDTLPQPLPQPQPESLPGPQLLPQPDTLPQPWPLPQPQPDSLPGPQLLPQPDTLPSLGPCPSLSRMPSWAPAPTPA from the exons ATGTGTGAGGGAGAAATGAGAAACGTCAGTGGCTGCAACAAGctaaacccagacagacagaacaagacaCAACAGAGTATGGCAGAAACCCCAGCAGAGCCTCAG ATTGACTGTGAGCTGCAGCCCCCATCTAATACCCTTTCTGAGCCTCAGCTCCAGTACCAACTACATCCTCTCTCTGAGCCCCAGCCACTACCCCAGCCTGATACCCTTCCCCAGCCCCTGCCCCAGCCTCAGCCGGAAAGCCTTCCTGGGCCCCAGCTCCTACCCCAGCCTGATACCCTTCCCCAGCCCCTGCCCCAGCCTCAGCCGGAAAGCCTTCCTGGGCCCCAGCTCCTACCCCAGCCTGATACCCTTCCCCAGCCTTGGCCCCTGCCCCAGCCTCAGCCGGATAGCCTTCCTGGGCCCCAGCTCCTACCCCAGCCTGATACCCTTCCCAGCCTTGGCCCCTGCCCCAGCCTCAGCCGGATGCCTTCCTGGGCCCCAGCTCCTACCCCAGCCTGA
- the kel gene encoding kell blood group glycoprotein: MPDRQTALLLTMREILEAGDHSSPGNSARKKACMFYRSCMDTGPTESAGPEPFLRLVHKLGGWAVSGRWNQTDFNSTLSLLMRDYGTFPFFSVYVGKDPNDTQGDKRYIQIDQPDFQIPTEWSSKTQKSKANTQILRLFLASYQRLLALLGSPSSSTILHIGLFISLSSELAVAASPLPHRLQQGLLYQRITIKELQTLAPAIDWLGCLQTTFHPHPVSQSDHVLLHNLPYIVHMSRIIGKWLNKHELSGSGPLHTFMFLSLLHTVIPALDSRFTQTERNFSLALGTTEEDVPRWRQCVLQTEKGFDTVLKHILRENTAYTEAEELIQNVYSSIKSKLPDLRWRDEESRMSVLNKIQSLTPRLSTKNNIFSEAELNQLYSKRQRPSKLFSQAEGDDIWSLTPFISGNELVFPIGMFVQPLFHPTYPRAINFGVLGSLMAKDILHLLLPNIHSQSVSPRSIAECVRYQYLSMTEGPGREGAFSLSPAQQQEMWVQYSALQIALQAYNQSLKKYPGDSSLSGLSHTHLFLTSFTQINCDSDPYHEFMPFEPSFLVTVICGYSNLCPTTLSCPNKPQQHLLGTC, translated from the exons atgccagacagacagactgcactACTGTTGACAATGAGGGAGATTTTGG AAGCTGGGGACCACTCCAGCCCGGGTAACTCAGCTAGGAAGAAGGCCTGTATGTTCTACCGTTCCTGTATGGACACTGGCCCCACAGAGTCCGCCGGGCCAGAACCTTTCCTCAGGCTAGTCCACAAG CTGGGTGGCTGGGCTGTATCAGGCCGGTGGAACCAGACAGATTTCAACTCCACTCTGTCTCTACTGATGAGAGACTATGGCACCTTCCCATTCTTTAGTGTTTATGTGGGCAAGGATCCTAATGACACTCAAGGAGACAAGCGATACATACAG ATTGATCAGCCGGATTTTCAGATACCTACTGAATGGAGCAGCAAGACTCAGAAGTCCAAAGCTAACACCCAG aTCCTGCGTCTGTTCCTGGCCTCGTATCAGAGGTTGCTGGCCCTGTTGGGCTCTCCCTCCAGCAGCACCATTCTCCATATAGgcctgttcatctctctgtcctctgaacTGGCTGTAGCTGCCTCTCCTCTGCCGCATCGCCTGCAACAGGGGCTGCTGTACCAGCGCATCACCATCAAAGAGCTACAG ACCCTGGCCCCTGCCATTGATTGGCTGGGCTGTCTACAGACCACCTTCCATCCCCACCCTGTTAGCCAATCGGATCACGTCCTCCTGCACAACCTCCCTTACATAGTCCACATGTCCCGCATCATCGGCAAATGGCTGAACAAGCATGAATTGAGTGGCAG TGGCCCTCTTCACACCTTCATGTTCCTCAGTCTCCTCCACACTGTCATACCTGCGCTGGACTCCAGGTTCACTCAGACAGAGAGGAATTTCTCCTTAGCTCTGGGGACTACAGAGGAG GATGTCCCTCGCTGGAGGCAGTGTGTTCTGCAGACTGAGAAAGGGTTTGACACGGTACTAAAACACATACTGAGAGAGAACACCGCATACACAGAG GCAGAGGAGCTGATTCAGAATGTCTATTCCTCCATCAAGTCCAAACTACCTGATCTCAGGTGGAGAGATGAGGAGTCTCGCATGTCGGTTTTGAATAAG ATACAGTCTCTAACTCCAAGACTTTCAActaaaaacaacattttcagtgAAGCTGAACTCAACCAACTGTATTCAAAG cgccagaGACCAAGCAAACTCTTTTCCCAGGCTGAAGGAGATGATAT TTGGTCCCTCACTCCATTTATCTCTGGCAATGAGCTAGTCTTTCCCATAGGGATGTTTGTCCAGCCTCTCTTCCACCCTACCTATCCCAG GGCCATCAACTTTGGGGTTTTGGGATCTTTGATGGCCAAAGATATTCTCCATCTCCTTCTACCCAACA TCCATTCTCAGAGTGTGTCTCCCAGGTCCATAGCAGAGTGTGTGCGGTACCAGTACCTGAGTATGACAgagggaccagggagagagggggcgttCTCGCTGTCACCAGCACAGCAGCAGGAGATGTGGGTGCAGTACTCTGCTCTGCAGATCGCACTACAG GCTTACAATCAGAGTTTGAAGAAGTATCCTGgcgactcctctctctcaggccTCTCTCACACTCATCTGTTCCTTACTTCATTCACTCAG ATCAACTGTGACTCTGACCCGTACCACGAGTTCATGCCCTTTGAACCTTCCTTTCTGGTTACTGTCATCTGTGGGTACTCTAACCTCTGCCCTACGACCCTCTCCTGCCCCAACAAACCCCAGCAGCACCTCTTAGGGACATGCTGA